The following proteins are encoded in a genomic region of Gossypium hirsutum isolate 1008001.06 chromosome D05, Gossypium_hirsutum_v2.1, whole genome shotgun sequence:
- the LOC107905736 gene encoding ATP-dependent 6-phosphofructokinase 2: MANLSQPEATNLAAGQNPPPEQQLQDRLDDHAFSFSPITLKKLPHLSDYLQDLRPAGPNPLDHNPFFHPSDGFYVNTSDIVLRQVACRLSPSGTIASPSHHLAYIRAGPRKQIFFDHCATRAAIVTCGGLCPGMNTVIRELVVGLWDLYGVRQIYGIKAGYRGFYSIHPIELNPKMVHNWHRRGGTVLETSRGGFDLTKIVDAIENHGFNQVYIIGGDGTMRGAVKIFEEVRRRKLKVGVTGIPKTVDNDVGIIDRSFGFQTAVEMAEQAIHAAHVEAESAVNGIGLVKLMGRSTGHIALHATLSSRDVDCCLIPETEFYLEGKGGLLEFLEQRLKERGHAVVVVAEGAGQDLIPRTTAQKEERDESGNMVFLDVGAWLKTELKKWWDREHPHELFTVKYIDPTYMIRAVPANATDNLYCTLVAHSAIHGLMAGYSGFVTGPINANHAYIPLADVAQARNEVNIKDHKWEWVRSITNQPDFVKSKQNSA, translated from the exons ATGGCTAATTTATCGCAGCCCGAAGCCACCAATCTCGCCGCCGGTCAAAACCCACCACCGGAACAGCAACTTCAGGATCGCCTTGACGATCATGCCTTTTCATTCTCTCCTATAACCCTCAAAAAGCTGCCTCATCTGAGCGACTACCTGCAAGACCTCCGACCTGCTGGCCCCAATCCACTCGATCATAATCCATTTTTTCATCCTTCGGACGGGTTCTACGTAAACACGTCCGACATAGTTCTCCGGCAAGTCGCCTGCCGCCTCTCTCCCTCTGGAACCATTGCTTCTCCTTCTCACCACTTGGCATATATCAGAGCAGGTCCCCGCAAACAGATTTTCTTTGACCATTGTGCCACCAGGGCTGCTATCGTCACGTGTGGAGGACTCTGTCCTGGGATGAATACTGTTATAAGGGAGCTGGTTGTTGGTCTTTGGGACCTCTATGGGGTGCGCCAAATTTACGGTATAAAAGCTGGCTACCGTGGTTTCTATTCCATTCACCCTATTGAGCTCAATCCTAAGATGGTGCATAACTGGCATAGGAGGGGTGGAACTGTGCTTGAAACATCTAGGGGTGGCTTTGACCTCACAAAGATCGTGGATGCTATTGAGAACCACGGCTTTAATCAG GTTTACATTATAGGCGGAGATGGCACAATGCGTGGTGCTGTCAAAATATTTGAGGAGGTTCGGCGACGGAAACTGAAAGTAGGAGTTACCGGTATTCCAAAAACAGTTGACAACGATGTCGGTATAATTGATAGGTCATTTGGATTCCAGACAGCTGTAGAAATGGCAGAGCAAGCAATCCATGCAGCTCATGTGGAGGCCGAGAGTGCAGTGAATGGAATCGGCTTAGTGAAGCTAATGGGTCGAAGCACAGGGCACATAGCCCTCCATGCAACACTGAGCAGCCGAGACGTGGACTGCTGTTTAATTCCCGAAACTGAATTTTACTTGGAAGGGAAGGGAGGGCTACTTGAATTCCTCGAACAAAGGCTGAAAGAGAGGGGGCATGCAGTGGTGGTGGTTGCTGAAGGGGCAGGGCAGGATTTGATACCCAGAACCACAGCCCAGAAAGAGGAAAGGGACGAATCCGGGAACATGGTTTTCCTAGATGTGGGTGCGTGGTTAAAGACAGAGCTGAAGAAATGGTGGGACAGGGAGCATCCACATGAGTTGTTTACGGTGAAGTACATAGATCCTACTTACATGATACGTGCGGTGCCAGCAAATGCTACGGATAACTTGTATTGTACACTCGTGGCTCACTCGGCTATCCATGGGCTCATGGCGGGGTATTCTGGATTCGTGACTGGTCCTATTAACGCAAACCATGCATATATCCCGTTGGCGGATGTGGCACAAGCTAGGAATGAAGTGAATATTAAGGACCATAAATGGGAATGGGTGAGGTCTATCACCAATCAGCCTGATTTTGTCAAGTCCAAGCAAAATTCagcttga